The genomic segment CGCATACCCGCATGAACTCTCCGGTGGGCAACGCCAACGCGCACTAATTGCCATGGCCCTTGCTAATGACCCCGATCTGCTCATCTGCGATGAACCCACCACGGCTCTCGATGTGACAGTGCAAAAACAGATCATCGAATTGCTCCTTAGACTCACCAAAGAACGTGGCACTGCACTGCTATTTATCACCCACGACCTAGGGCTTGTTGCACAAACCTGCGAAAAATTACTAGTGATGAAATCCGGTGAAATCGTGGAGCGTGGAAGCACCACCCAGGTGTTGCACTCCCCCACTCATCCATACACCCAGCAGTTATTGAATGCTTCTATTCTGGATCAGCCGGAGATTGTAGAAAATTACGGCGCACCTGTCATCACTGTTAATAACGTCTCCCGCACTTTCAAAAAGAACACTGCTCTAAACTCTGTCTCCTTAACAGTGTGCAAAGGTGAACGTCTCGGAATCGTAGGCGGATCCGGTTCAGGAAAAACTACTTTTCTCAAACTCCTCGCAGGTCTTGATCGACCCTCAACTGGTGATATTCAGGTCAGCGGCGGAATTCAGATGGTATTTCAGGATCCACAATCAAGCTTAAATCCCCGGATGACCATCAAAAACATCGTCGCCGAACCTCTCCTGGGATGGAGTGCTGCAGCAAAAAACGATCGCGTCATTGAAGTGTTATCGCAGGTAGGTCTTGGTTCTGATGTTCTCAACCGCTACCCACATGAATTCTCTGGTGGACAGCGCCAGCGTATCTCCATTGCTCGTGCCCTTTCTATCAAACCCGCCATCCTGCTTGCGGATGAACCCGTATCCGCACTTGATGTCTCTGTGCGTAAACAAGTTCTAGATCTGTTGCACCAACTTGTAGAGGAATACGGCATCACTTTGGTGTTTGTTTCCCACGATCTCGCAGTGGTGCGCCAAGTATGCACATCCGTGTTGGTGATGAATCACGGAGAAATCATTGAGCGCGGACGAGTAGACCTAGTCTATGATTCCCCTGCCTCTGATTACACAAAAGTACTCCTCGAGGCTGTTCCACGATTGCATATCTAACCGATAGTATCTTTCAACCCATGCCATTCTGTACGAGGGGGAAGATTCAAATCCTCAGGATCAATAGTGCTCAACAATTCTCGAAAAGCTAACGCAGGTTTACTTAAAGCCTTTGCTTTCGGAGTGACAATGCCAATCGTTCTAGTAATTGGCGCCCCCTCAAATGGTTTAAATACTAAACCTTGAATATTCATTAACGGCAACACAAATCCTGGGGCTGCAGAGAGCCCAATTCCTGCTGCACACATCCCTGCTACTGAACTCACTGATCTCGCAGTAACTATTTGGGATGGACGAATATCTTTTCCGTAGAGCGCTCGATCCACAATTCTTCTCACCGAGCTTGATTCGCCAAAAGAAACAAATGGCTCCTCGCTTAGCTGAGACCAAGAAATCTGATCTAAGTGAGCAAATTGATGCCAAGACGGAACAATACAAAAGAACTCTTCTGTAGCGAGTGGTTCTAGTTCAAATCGATCGGGGTCATCGCGTAAATATTCTGAATCAATGGCGGTGATGGATAAATCAATAGTTCCTTCTACAGCCCTAGACAGTACTTCTTCTGCCGTAAAGTCTGAGACTTCTACTCGAACATCTGGAAACTCTCTCCTAAATTTCACGATCAATGAAGGAAGAAACGTCGCAGCCAACGATGGCAAAGTGGCTAACCGTAGTACGCCGTTGACTCCGCGTACATAATCCTGAAAATAATTAGTTTCCCGAGTGTAAAATTCCAGGATATTTCTTGCCATCACCACAAATTTTTCTCCTTCATCAGTGAGGGAAAAATGCCTGGTAGTACGATCAAAAAGCTTGACCCCAAGGTGGCGTTCCACCAAGGAAGCTGTGCGGCTGAGGTTGGATTGAGACTGGTTAAGGTAGTCGGCTGCTTTAGTGAAGCCTCCGTGTTCAGCTATAGCACTAACAATGCGTAATTGCTCTAAAGAAATTCTATCTATTCTCATAACTCATAAATCTATGCCTTATTAATGTTTGACTCAACTATATGAAGTGAAACATACTCAAAGCAACATATAATCTCAATCACATAAGGGAGTCCTGTTGATTGCCACCCTCGGTTTCCTCACTGTCGGTATTTTTCTCGCCCTCACACTTTTTACTCGAGTTTCAGTACTCATCAGCCTTGTTCTAGTACCCATCATCTTCGCCATCATCGGCGGTTTCACACCAGAACTCGGAGACATGATCGGCGACGGACTAGTGCAAGTCGCACCAGTCGCGATCATGATTACGTTCGCCATTCTCTACTTCAGTCTCATGGTTGATGTAGGACTTTTCGATCCACTCATCAACAAAGTTGTCGGTTGGGCTAAAGGAGATCCGGTAAAAATTGCCATCGGCACGGCAATTGTGACAATGGCAGTTGCGCTAGATGGCGATGGAGCTTCAACATTCCTGATTACCATTTCTGCATTCCTTCCCATCTACAAAAGAATCGGCATGCGTCCCCTAGCGCTGACAGGAATCGTTGCCCTCGGTGCAGGTGTCATGAACTTGATTCCTTGGGGCGGGCCGACAGCACGAGCAATGGCATCGCTAGATTTGCTCAGTGCAGATATTTTCCTCCCGATGCTTCCAGCCATGATCGGCGGAATGATCTGGGTAGTTTTCGCAGCATTTATTATCGGCAGGATCGAACGAAAGAGAATCGGACCAGACGGCCTCAGTACATCATTTAATGAACAAGCACTCGAAGCTGAACGCGAGCATGCAGGCACTCCCATCTGGAAGACCATCATCAATCTTGTTTTAACAATCAGCCTTGTTGTTATTTTGCTCTTCCAGCTCTTCCCACTCCATGTCTCCTTCATTATTGCTTTCGTTATCGCATTGATCATCAACCGTCCTTCTTGGAACTCTCAGCAAGAATTGCTCTCCAAACACGGTGGAAATGTCGTTCTCGTCATCACCATGATCTTTGCGGCCGGAGTATTCACCGGAATTCTGCGTGGAACCGGAATGATCGAAGCGATGGCTCTTCAAATTGTTGATTGGATTCCGGAAAGCGCCGGTGGGTTCCTCCCCATCATGGTTGCTCTTGTCTCTATGCCTCTCAGCTTGGTCTTTACGCCTGATGCTTTCTACTTCGGTGTTGTACCTGTATTTGCAGAAGCAACTATGGCAATGGGCGGCGATCCTGCAGAAATTGGCCGAGCCGCAATCGTCGGACAGATGACTACCGGCTTCCCTTTGAGTCCGTTGACAGCTTCAACGTTCATCCTCATTGGCATGGCCAAGGTATCGCTTGGAGATCACCAGCGGTTCATTTTCGGATGGGCCTTTGGCACATCTTTGGTAATGGCAGTAATTGCCGTGCTGACCGGCGCAATCTCAATCTAGGCATAGGAGAACTTCATGAGCAAAATCATCCGACTTGGTGCAGGAGCAGGCTTTTCCGGTGACCGCATTGATCCAGCGCAAGAATTAGTAGAACACGCAGATCTGGATTATCTCATCTTTGAATGTCTCGGTGAGCGAACCGTGGCTGCGGGAGAACTACGAAAAAGAAGCGATAGTAATGCTGGTTTTGATCCCTTGCTTGAAGCACGAATACGCGCTTGCTTGCCAGCTGCAATTGCACACGGAACCCGCATTATTACTAATGCAGGCGCAGCTAATCCCCAGGCTGCAGCAACTCTAATTGCTCAGATTGCCCGCGATATTTCGCTTCCCCGCCCAATTTCCATTGCTGTTGTTACAGGAGATTCTGTACTTGATTCAACGCTGCAGGAAAATCCAACAGTGTGGGAGACCAAAAAATCTGTGGCGGACTCAGATGGTTCACCTGTTTCCGCTCATGCATACATTGGAATTGATGCCTTACTTCCTGCTCTTGAGTCTGGTGCTGATGTCATCATCGCAGGCCGAGTAGCCGACCCATCATTATATTTAGCACCACTAGTTCATGAATTCGGCTGGCGCCGAGACGATTATCATCTTCTTGGAGCTGGTACCGCAGTAGGACATCTTTTGGAATGTGCAGGTCAGTTAACTGGTGGATATTACGCAGATCCGGTGACCAAGCCCGTGCCAAATATGGCACAACTAGGTTTCCCTTTTGCAGAAGTATCTTCAGATGGATCTGCGCTTTTAAAAAAACTTCCCCATGCCGGTGGAATTCTCACTACCCGTACATGCACAGAACAACTACTCTACGAGGTTTCAGAACCAGCTGGGTATATCACTCCAGATGTTGTTGCGGATTTTAGTAATGTCATTTTTACCCAAGTGGGACCGGAAACTGTCCATATTAAAGGTGCAACAGGAACACCTCGCACGGATTTTCTCAAAGTTACATTGGGCTATCAGTCCGGATGGATGGGGGAAGGACAAATTTCCTATGCGGGCCCACGCGCTCTCGAGCGTGCTCAGTTGGCAGCAGATATCGTGATGGACAGATTGATAAAGCTGCATAAAATCCCGAAATCCTCACTAAATGTAGAGCTCATCGGCACAGGATCAGCTTTCCGGGGGCTTGAGACTACTGCCACCGCAGCACCCGAAGTACGCGTCCGCATAGCCGGGATCGTGCCTGAGGAAAGTCAGGCAAACATTATTGGGTGGGAAGTAGAAAGTTTATACACAAATGGGCCAGCTGCAGGTGGAGGTGCGCGCCAACAAACTAAAGAACTCCTCAGCATCCGTTCAGCACTACTCCCCCGTGAACTTGTATGCACCACAATCCAAATTTTGGAGGTTCCAGTATCATGATGATTCTCGATGATCTAGCTGCCACTCGTACTGGTGACAAAGGCGATACCTTAATCCTTGCCGTGTTACCTCATAACTCAGCCGCATTTCAACACTTGGTGCAACACCTTGATTGCACCACAATCGCAGCCCACTTCCACGTTTCAGAAAAAGTGGTTACTCGTGAAATTGTCACATCCGTGGAATCTATGGTGTTCACAATTCGTGGAGTGCTAGGAGGAGGAGTCACTGGCTCTCCAGTTTTAGATGGCCATGGAAAAACACTGAGTTACCATGCGCTCAACGTCTATATACCGATGCTTGATCTCACTGGCTAAACAAGAGCAGACGATAATGCGATGGTGGCCACTGTTGTATAAAGGGGGCCACCACTTCTACCTTTACCAGGTTCAGAGGATACCAATTCAATATCAGTTACTGGCCATTCTGGGCCTTCATATACGGAAAGTGCGTGTACTAGGTCTGGAATAACAGGATCCCAGTCGTGGCTTCGCTGGCGTTGTGTAGGTTTTGCCACGGTCAAATGTGCACGCTGGCGTTGTCGTTCTTCCGGATTAATGAGGCAATCAGCCATCAGGCGTCGTAGATTTTTGGTGTCTCCGCCAACGCCCATCCATAAATTCTTTCGGTTAAAGGAGCCAGCACCTTTGATCCTGATGGTGAATTCTTCATTTAATCGGGCTGCTGTGCTGAGGTGTTCGACGAGATCTTCTACTGAGCCATCAGGTAATTCGCCGTAGAAAGCTAAAGTGATGTGCCAGTTGTCCGGGTCAGCCCACCGCAAATCATCCTTGTAGGGACGAACTGCGTTAATTAGGTGCTCGGTAATCTCAATTGGTGGAGTAATCGACGCAAACAGTCTCATGAATCAATAATAACCACCTTCTTCCAAGATGAACGTAGAATGGAATAACCCCTTAATGAAATCGTTTGCATAACTCCTCTTTTCCCTAAGGATATTCTCATGAGTAATCGCATTGTCGTTGTCGGATCCATCAATGCCGACCTTAATTTGCATGTTGAACGTCATCCAGCTCCAGGGGAAACCCTTTTGGGCAGTGGCGGAAACATAACCGCAGGTGGCAAGGGCGCAAACCAGGCTGTGGCTGCCGCTCTTCAAGGTGCTGAAGTTGCGTTTATTGGCGCTGTTGGAAATGACCCCTATGCCGAACCAGCCCTGGAATTTCTCCGTTCCTCTGGCGTTGATCTCTCTGCAGTATCTGAGTCTGAGGAAACCACTGGCCTCGCTGTCATTACTATTTCTCAAGATGGCGAAAATAACATCGTGGTCATCCCCGGCGCGAATGCCCTGGTTGATTGCGATTATGTCAGTAGCCATTCTGATCTTCTGGCCGACGCGGGGATTGTGCTGCTTCAGGGAGAAATTCCTGCTGATGGTTTCAAGCAGGCGGTGCATCACACGATGGGTCGCGTCGTGGTTAATCTTGCGCCGGTGATCGATGTGGACAGGTCTTCTCTGCTTGAGGCAGATCCGATTATTGCCAATGAGCATGAGGCTGGCCTGATCTTGAAGCAGCTTGGGGTGGGCATTGAGTCCACAGATCCGCATGACTTGGCGCAGGCTCTGCTTGAGGCTGGTTTCGCTTCCGTTGTCATGACACTTGGTGCGGCGGGTGCCCTTGTTGCTGATTCATCTGGCATCACCGATATCACCACGCCAACGGTTCAAGCGGTAGATACTACGGGTGCCGGCGACGCTTTTGCAGGAGCCTTCTGCGCGCGATTGGTGAAGGGAGATTCGCTTATCAACGCCGCCCAGCATGCAGCACGCGTCGGTGCCTTCTCGGTGCAAAGCGCCGGAGCGCAAGCGTCTTATCCAGACGCTCAGGACACACTTCCGGCTGTATAAGAATTAGTCTTTAAGAAGAAGTGATGTGAAGAAGTATGTCGCTGTGGAGGATGCGTTCCTCTGACACCTCAAAAACCTGGTTCAGGTATTCCACCTGAGCATCGAAATCATGTGCGTTCATCATTGCTGATCATCATAGACTGGTTGCCAGATGAATTCACTAATTCTCAAGTTTTTCCGCTGTATAACTAGCCCCTCATGCCCAGAGATCGGCTTGAGCGTCTAGTTATACTTTCCGCGGAATAGCTCAGATTAGCTAGAAACCTTGATGGTTTCCTTCCTCTTTGTTTCTTTTGTCAATGGGCGATTACGCACCAGGCCAACATAGACTGCACCGGTGATGTTGTGCACCACTGCTGCGACGGCACCTGGAAGGGCAGCTTCTGGGCTGAAGAAGCGTCCTGCCATGCCGGATGCAAGACCAGCAGATTGCGTTCCGATCTCAATAGCCATTGTGCGGTTGGCTGTCTCTGGCATTTTGAACATACGGCCGGTGAGGTAACCCAGTATGTATCCAAATATGTTGTGCACGATGACGGCGACGAAGACGATGAGTCCGACTGTCATGAGACGTTCAGCATTAGCGGCGACTGCGCCGAAAACTACGCCACCGATGCCCATGATGGAGAGATAAGGAAGGACTGGCAAGATCTTATCGATCCACTTGCTGAGGAATATGCGTAGGACAAGGCCAATGATGACAGGCAAAAGAACTGTCTGCACCAAGGTCCAAGCCATGCCCATGCCATCGACCGCGGTTTCGGTGCCGGACAGCATCAGCATGAGGAATGGCGTCATGATTGGGGAAACAATCGTGGATACAGAAGTCATGGTGACGGAGAGTGCTACGTCGCCTCGGGCCAGGAATGCAATCACATTAGATGAGGTACCACCTGGTACTGATCCCAGCATGAGCAAACCGACTGCCAACGCGGGGTTGAGGTTAAATATTTTTGCCACCACGATTGCCAAAAATGGCATGATGACAAACTGTGCTATTACACCGATCAAGACAGGAAGTGGACGCTTGAGCACCATCTGAAAATCAGGCAGCGTCAAGGTCAAGCCCATCGTAAACATGATGATGGTGAGGAAGATATTGATGTATTCAGTCAGCGGAACAAACGGTTCCGGGAAAACAAACGCAATGATTGCGCCCAGCAAAATGAAGCTTGGGAACGCATAAATAATAATGGCCGCCGAACGGCCTTCTTTCTTGTCTTCTTCTATTCCTGTGTCAGACACGGGGGCAACTCCAAAAAAATTTAAAAATATGAGTGGCAAGTCGTGCTAGTGGTGGGCACAGAAAAAATCGCTGGTGTGCGAATTCTCATACTTTAACTTAAAAGTGATAACTAAAGCACAATCAGGGGATTCAGGCCTACAATTTAGAGGCATGACTTTCTTTATTAATTCCGGCGGTTTGGAGTTCTCCCCCGCCGGTGCACATATCGTTCACGCCAATTCTGCTGAGGGTGAACTTCTCTATTTAAGCTCCACATCCGAATACGGTGAGGGCACTGCTATTCGCGGTGGTGTTCCAATCATCGCTCCGTGGTTTGGTGGATTGCTGGGCTTGGACCCGATGCATGGTTGGGCCAGGCGTTCTGCGTGGGATGTCGATGAAAATAATGGACAAATCCACGCTACCTACAGCCGTGAAGGTTTGCTTCTAAATATTCGTACGCACAGCACTGATGCTGGTTTTGATATTTCTTTGCGCCTGAGCAACGACACTGATCAATCCAGCACTGTCCAGTTGGCTTTCCATCCTTATTTCAAGGTCGATGATGTGGAAAAGATTGAGGTGGAGGGCTTCGACGGCATCGATATTTTGAATCGACTCACCGATACAGTTGGCACTCAGGACGGTGTAATCACATTCGATGGTGAATACGATCGCATTGCTCTGGGTACTCCCCAGGTCAAGATTTACGATACAAATCGCATTATTACTGTTGAAGGCGAAGGTCATGATTCCACTGTGGTGTGGAATCCAGGCAAAAATCGCGCCTCCACCATGGCCGATATTGGCGATGGTGAATGGCGCGACTTTGTCTGTGTAGAACCAGCGTTGTTGGGTGCTGAGCAGAAGGGAGTGACGGTGGCTCCCGGCACATCAGTCACCCTTGTGATGCGGGTGGGCGTCGAAAAGCGCTAGTTTTGTGCTTTGAACTCGCGGCGGCGGGCGTGCAGAATAGGCTCGGTGTAGCCGGCTGGAGACTTGGTGCCTTCAAAAATCAGCTGCTTTGCAGCTTGAAAGGCGATGGACGCGTCGTAATTCGGCGCCATATCGCGGTAGGCATCATCGCCAGCATTTTGCTTATCGACGACCACTGCCATTCGTTCTAGCGATTCCACGACCTGTTCTTCCGAAACAACATCGTGACGAATCCAGTTGGCCAGCATCTGAGAAGAAATACGCAGCGTTGCGCGGTCTTCCATGAGCGCAATGTTGTGGATATCTGGAACCTTAGAACAACCAACGCCCTGCTCAACCCAACGGACAACGTATCCCAGGATGGACTGGCAGTTGTTATCCAGCTCTTCCTTCTTCTCTTCCGCAGACCATTCAGCATTTAGTGCCAATGGAATGGTCAAGATATTGCGCAAGGTATCGCGGCGACCGGCCACGCGCAGTTCCGCCTGCACCGCGAACACATCAACCAAGTGGTAGTGCGTAGCGTGCAAAGTTGCGCCTGTTGGTGATGGTACCCATGCAGTGTTGGCACCTTCACGTGGCTGACCAATCTTCTTCTCCAGCATCTCGGCCATGAGCTCAGTCATCGCCCACATGCCCTTACCAATCTGAGCCTTGCCTGGAAGTCCACGCTGAATACCTGCATCAACGTTGTTATCCTCATAAGACTGCTTCCACGGTGCAGTTTGCATATCAGCCTTGCGCACCATCGCGCCAGCTTCCATGGAGGTGTGGATTTCATCGCCGGTGCGATCCAAGAAACCAGTGTTGATGAATGCGAGACGATCGGCCACTTCCATGATGCAGGCATCGAGATTAACTGAGGTTCGACGCTCTTCATCCATCACGCCAACCTTCAAGGTGTAGCGAGGCAGCTCTAACAAATCCTCCACGCGACCAAAAAGCTCATTGGTGAATGCGACTTCTTCAGGACCATGCTGCTTTGGCTTCACAATGTAGATGGAACCCTTACGAGAATTGCGCTTCTTGTTCTGCGGTGCAATTCCAGGAATGGCACAAACAGAAGTAATCACTGCATCCATGATGCCTTCGAAGATTTCCTCGCCATCAATCAAGATGGATGGGTTCTGCATGAGGTGACCAACATTGCGAACAAACAGCAGGGAGCGACCATGAAGAACCAGCTCAGTGCCATTGCGGCCAATGTAAACGCGGTCGCTGTTGAGCTCACGAGTAAAGCTGCGCCCGTTCTTGGACACTTCCTCATTCAGCTCACCAGTGTTAAGGCCAAACCAGTTGGTGTAGCCCAAAGTCTTGTCTTCAGCGTCTACAGCGGCAACGGAATCTTCGAAGTCCATGATCGTGGTGATCGCGGATTCCAATAAAATATCCTTCAGGCCAGTTTTATCTGCCTTGCCGATTGGGTGCACAGGATCAATTTGCAGCTCAATATGCAGACCGTTGGTCTCCAAGAGGATTGCTTCTGGATCAAGGAAGTTACCAGTGAAGCCGCGGTAAGCATCTCGATTCTTCAAGCGGTACACATCATCACCGATATGAGCGGCAAGCTTTCCGTCACTGATGTTGTACTTATCAACATCAGCATGGGAGGCACCATCAAGTGGAACAACATTATCGAGGAACTCACGGCCCCACTCGATAACCTTCTGTCCACGAATCGGGTTGTACTCATTACCCTTTTCAGCGCCATCAGTTTCCGGAATGGCGTTGGTGCCGTACAGCGCATCGTAGAGGGAACCCCAACGAGCGTTTGCAGCATTAAGCGCAAAGCGTGCATTAAGAATTGGTACAACTAACTGAGGACCTGCAGTGCTGGAGATTTCCTTATCGATATTTTGGGTACGGATCTCTGCAGCTTCAGGTGGCTCAACGAGGTAACCGATTTCCTTGAGGAACTCTTCGTAGGCATCTTGGTCGATGGCGGTACCAGAGTTATTGCGGTGGTAGTCATCGATAAGTGCTTGCAGCTCATCGCGGCGAGCGAGCAGCTCACGGTTACGTGGGGTGAGATCCCGAGCAATGCTGGCGAATCCGGACCAAAACTTCTCCGCATCCACACCCACGCGAGGGAGTACCGCTTCGGTTACAAAGTCATAGAGAACTTGTGCAACCTGCATGCCGCCAACTTCGACGCGCACGGTGCTGTCTGTAAGTCCAGCAGTTCCAGCGTTGTCAGCGGTCTGAGCAGACAACTTTTGCTGTTCAGTCATTGAAGGCTCCTTTGAAGCGTGGGTTTTAAGATGATCTGTGTCAAAACCAAAATCTGGTTTAGATACGCCCGGTTTCGAAACATTTAGAAAAATTATTTTGACTACCCATATGAACTTGGTAGCGCTTTTCTTTTAGTTTCAACCCTTATCGGTATTGGCGATGTGATCAGACTAAGTGATCGCCATCACCAAAGAAAGGGATTTGCGAACTTTACTAAACACTCACCCCCGCTCGACCTCGAACCTCGCCCAGGTCACACCAATCTTTTGGACCAAAACCTAAAGTGCCAGCATTTTGCCACGTTTCTACGTTTGCGCAGTACATCCGTATTGGAGGATGGGTGCCCCAGCTTTCCCACAAAGAGATATATTTACAAACTTAGCAATAGGGGTGATCACCCCCGCACAAAACTTAAAAACCCAAATCGATTGACGTGCCAGCGACCGGTAGAGCAATGTGTGAACCACGCCACCACAGCAAACGATGTACATCACGATAAAACAGTGAAAGTGCATTAGCTCATACATTGTGGTCGGCACCGCCCATTGCGAATCAGCACTTAAGGAAGTGACTTTGATGTCAAACGTTGGAAAGCCACGTACCGCACAGGAAATCCAGCAGGATTGGGATACCAACCCACGCTGGAACGGCATCACCCGTGACTACACCGCAGACCAGGTAGCAAACCTGCAGGGTTCTGTCATTGAGGAGCATACTCTCGCCCGCCGCGGCGCAGAGATCCTCTGGGACGGA from the Corynebacterium crudilactis genome contains:
- a CDS encoding D-hexose-6-phosphate mutarotase, yielding MTFFINSGGLEFSPAGAHIVHANSAEGELLYLSSTSEYGEGTAIRGGVPIIAPWFGGLLGLDPMHGWARRSAWDVDENNGQIHATYSREGLLLNIRTHSTDAGFDISLRLSNDTDQSSTVQLAFHPYFKVDDVEKIEVEGFDGIDILNRLTDTVGTQDGVITFDGEYDRIALGTPQVKIYDTNRIITVEGEGHDSTVVWNPGKNRASTMADIGDGEWRDFVCVEPALLGAEQKGVTVAPGTSVTLVMRVGVEKR
- the glcB gene encoding malate synthase G, whose protein sequence is MTEQQKLSAQTADNAGTAGLTDSTVRVEVGGMQVAQVLYDFVTEAVLPRVGVDAEKFWSGFASIARDLTPRNRELLARRDELQALIDDYHRNNSGTAIDQDAYEEFLKEIGYLVEPPEAAEIRTQNIDKEISSTAGPQLVVPILNARFALNAANARWGSLYDALYGTNAIPETDGAEKGNEYNPIRGQKVIEWGREFLDNVVPLDGASHADVDKYNISDGKLAAHIGDDVYRLKNRDAYRGFTGNFLDPEAILLETNGLHIELQIDPVHPIGKADKTGLKDILLESAITTIMDFEDSVAAVDAEDKTLGYTNWFGLNTGELNEEVSKNGRSFTRELNSDRVYIGRNGTELVLHGRSLLFVRNVGHLMQNPSILIDGEEIFEGIMDAVITSVCAIPGIAPQNKKRNSRKGSIYIVKPKQHGPEEVAFTNELFGRVEDLLELPRYTLKVGVMDEERRTSVNLDACIMEVADRLAFINTGFLDRTGDEIHTSMEAGAMVRKADMQTAPWKQSYEDNNVDAGIQRGLPGKAQIGKGMWAMTELMAEMLEKKIGQPREGANTAWVPSPTGATLHATHYHLVDVFAVQAELRVAGRRDTLRNILTIPLALNAEWSAEEKKEELDNNCQSILGYVVRWVEQGVGCSKVPDIHNIALMEDRATLRISSQMLANWIRHDVVSEEQVVESLERMAVVVDKQNAGDDAYRDMAPNYDASIAFQAAKQLIFEGTKSPAGYTEPILHARRREFKAQN
- a CDS encoding AtuA-related protein: MMILDDLAATRTGDKGDTLILAVLPHNSAAFQHLVQHLDCTTIAAHFHVSEKVVTREIVTSVESMVFTIRGVLGGGVTGSPVLDGHGKTLSYHALNVYIPMLDLTG
- the thpR gene encoding RNA 2',3'-cyclic phosphodiesterase, which produces MRLFASITPPIEITEHLINAVRPYKDDLRWADPDNWHITLAFYGELPDGSVEDLVEHLSTAARLNEEFTIRIKGAGSFNRKNLWMGVGGDTKNLRRLMADCLINPEERQRQRAHLTVAKPTQRQRSHDWDPVIPDLVHALSVYEGPEWPVTDIELVSSEPGKGRSGGPLYTTVATIALSSALV
- a CDS encoding CitMHS family transporter, which encodes MIATLGFLTVGIFLALTLFTRVSVLISLVLVPIIFAIIGGFTPELGDMIGDGLVQVAPVAIMITFAILYFSLMVDVGLFDPLINKVVGWAKGDPVKIAIGTAIVTMAVALDGDGASTFLITISAFLPIYKRIGMRPLALTGIVALGAGVMNLIPWGGPTARAMASLDLLSADIFLPMLPAMIGGMIWVVFAAFIIGRIERKRIGPDGLSTSFNEQALEAEREHAGTPIWKTIINLVLTISLVVILLFQLFPLHVSFIIAFVIALIINRPSWNSQQELLSKHGGNVVLVITMIFAAGVFTGILRGTGMIEAMALQIVDWIPESAGGFLPIMVALVSMPLSLVFTPDAFYFGVVPVFAEATMAMGGDPAEIGRAAIVGQMTTGFPLSPLTASTFILIGMAKVSLGDHQRFIFGWAFGTSLVMAVIAVLTGAISI
- a CDS encoding dipeptide ABC transporter ATP-binding protein, which gives rise to MLKVSALTVGNNFVHDVSFEINPGERVGLIGESGSGKSLTALSIMGLSDLPTTGTITFNGAASAGLRGSRIAMIFQEPMSALNPLMRVGRQIEEMMTVHGKSKKDARKRLKSLLLDVSLPERVARAYPHELSGGQRQRALIAMALANDPDLLICDEPTTALDVTVQKQIIELLLRLTKERGTALLFITHDLGLVAQTCEKLLVMKSGEIVERGSTTQVLHSPTHPYTQQLLNASILDQPEIVENYGAPVITVNNVSRTFKKNTALNSVSLTVCKGERLGIVGGSGSGKTTFLKLLAGLDRPSTGDIQVSGGIQMVFQDPQSSLNPRMTIKNIVAEPLLGWSAAAKNDRVIEVLSQVGLGSDVLNRYPHEFSGGQRQRISIARALSIKPAILLADEPVSALDVSVRKQVLDLLHQLVEEYGITLVFVSHDLAVVRQVCTSVLVMNHGEIIERGRVDLVYDSPASDYTKVLLEAVPRLHI
- a CDS encoding acyclic terpene utilization AtuA family protein, yielding MSKIIRLGAGAGFSGDRIDPAQELVEHADLDYLIFECLGERTVAAGELRKRSDSNAGFDPLLEARIRACLPAAIAHGTRIITNAGAANPQAAATLIAQIARDISLPRPISIAVVTGDSVLDSTLQENPTVWETKKSVADSDGSPVSAHAYIGIDALLPALESGADVIIAGRVADPSLYLAPLVHEFGWRRDDYHLLGAGTAVGHLLECAGQLTGGYYADPVTKPVPNMAQLGFPFAEVSSDGSALLKKLPHAGGILTTRTCTEQLLYEVSEPAGYITPDVVADFSNVIFTQVGPETVHIKGATGTPRTDFLKVTLGYQSGWMGEGQISYAGPRALERAQLAADIVMDRLIKLHKIPKSSLNVELIGTGSAFRGLETTATAAPEVRVRIAGIVPEESQANIIGWEVESLYTNGPAAGGGARQQTKELLSIRSALLPRELVCTTIQILEVPVS
- a CDS encoding LysR family transcriptional regulator; the protein is MRIDRISLEQLRIVSAIAEHGGFTKAADYLNQSQSNLSRTASLVERHLGVKLFDRTTRHFSLTDEGEKFVVMARNILEFYTRETNYFQDYVRGVNGVLRLATLPSLAATFLPSLIVKFRREFPDVRVEVSDFTAEEVLSRAVEGTIDLSITAIDSEYLRDDPDRFELEPLATEEFFCIVPSWHQFAHLDQISWSQLSEEPFVSFGESSSVRRIVDRALYGKDIRPSQIVTARSVSSVAGMCAAGIGLSAAPGFVLPLMNIQGLVFKPFEGAPITRTIGIVTPKAKALSKPALAFRELLSTIDPEDLNLPPRTEWHGLKDTIG
- a CDS encoding ribokinase; protein product: MSNRIVVVGSINADLNLHVERHPAPGETLLGSGGNITAGGKGANQAVAAALQGAEVAFIGAVGNDPYAEPALEFLRSSGVDLSAVSESEETTGLAVITISQDGENNIVVIPGANALVDCDYVSSHSDLLADAGIVLLQGEIPADGFKQAVHHTMGRVVVNLAPVIDVDRSSLLEADPIIANEHEAGLILKQLGVGIESTDPHDLAQALLEAGFASVVMTLGAAGALVADSSGITDITTPTVQAVDTTGAGDAFAGAFCARLVKGDSLINAAQHAARVGAFSVQSAGAQASYPDAQDTLPAV
- a CDS encoding bile acid:sodium symporter family protein, encoding MSDTGIEEDKKEGRSAAIIIYAFPSFILLGAIIAFVFPEPFVPLTEYINIFLTIIMFTMGLTLTLPDFQMVLKRPLPVLIGVIAQFVIMPFLAIVVAKIFNLNPALAVGLLMLGSVPGGTSSNVIAFLARGDVALSVTMTSVSTIVSPIMTPFLMLMLSGTETAVDGMGMAWTLVQTVLLPVIIGLVLRIFLSKWIDKILPVLPYLSIMGIGGVVFGAVAANAERLMTVGLIVFVAVIVHNIFGYILGYLTGRMFKMPETANRTMAIEIGTQSAGLASGMAGRFFSPEAALPGAVAAVVHNITGAVYVGLVRNRPLTKETKRKETIKVSS